In Quercus robur chromosome 11, dhQueRobu3.1, whole genome shotgun sequence, the following proteins share a genomic window:
- the LOC126705424 gene encoding uncharacterized protein LOC126705424 — translation MSHSAHSIPLIFPPDNSGSGGSASSETLPQSSHSISSIFQPYKSTESSESNERLPQCFHSIPLIFPPTESTNSSSGSHSKQSDSSTNESTHQSTSTQLPELQDLHFNEVNHNFKRGNARSPLSIQAEDSYHFQAGLKKLIEEARQSWTYAIMWGLSYDHSGSSMLRWANGYHRGENELNSVITGSNVDEKDVSNTEWFFLKSKMQCFLNGSGHPGQAFVTSRLVWVAGLERLGSSSCNRARMGQVSGLQTMVWIPSANGIVEFGSTELIFQSTDLINKEIMMGRPRQLRAGLHDVTIQDDSFEEIRQMLATLKTMTEKHQACLSEQQVQNTEQRQSQSGASPALPLIPKDQIPVLLKQFRELIPPVFRRTTNPFKAEEWIKKMENIFIAIGCIGDQRVTFATFMLEGEEANRWWAYEQRLLHEAGTQVTWEAFSKAFYEHYFPDSIRDQLESKFLKLIQGSKTVTEYEMKFLELVHYAPHVAEDEASKCRRFFEGLRKDIRSQIIPSMLRDFNKLIEQAKVVEKNYDQTHKVHESKRMRFAQRGGQSGRQHSSDGSTEGVRDTCHFCKRSHPAHKCPLITRACFQCGQTNHFARTKSSRDRLKGKRTKK, via the exons ATGTCACATTCTGctcattccattccattaatCTTCCCACCAGACAATTCTGGGTCTGGTGGATCAGCATCTAGTGAGACTCTTCCACAGTCCTCTCATTCTATATCATCAATCTTCCAACCATACAAGTCTACTGAGAGTTCAGAATCCAATGAAAGACTCCCACAATGCTTTCATTCCATACCTTTAATCTTCCCACCAACCGAGTCAACAAACAGTTCCTCTGGTTCTCATTCAAAGCAGTCAGACTCTTCTACCAATGAATCAACACACCAGTCTACTTCAACCCAATTGCCTGAACTACAAGACCTTCATTTCAATGAAGttaatcataattttaaacGTGGTAATGCTCGATCTCCTTTGTCAATTCAAGCTGAAGATAGTTATCATTTTCAAGCTGGACTCAAAAAGCTTATAGAGGAGGCTCGCCAGAGCTGGACCTATGCAATTATGTGGGGTTTATCTTACGACCATTCTGGCTCTTCAATGTTGCGGTGGGCTAATGGGTACCACAGAGGCGAAAATGAGCTCAATTCAGTGATCACAGGATCTAATGTTGATGAAAAAGATGTCAGCAATACTGAGTGGTTCTTTTTGAAGTCGAAGATGCAGTGCTTCTTGAATGGCAGTGGCCACCCAGGCCAAGCTTTTGTCACTTCAAGATTGGTCTGGGTGGCCGGGTTGGAGCGTCTAGGGAGCTCCTCGTGTAACCGGGCACGAATGGGGCAGGTCTCCGGGTTACAAACAATGGTATGGATACCCTCAGCAAACGGCATTGTGGAATTTGGCTCTACAGAGCTGATTTTCCAGAGCACGGATTTAATCAACAAG GAGATCATGATGGGAAGACCTAGACAACTGAGGGCTGGATTGCATGATGTAACTATTCAAGATGATAGTTTTGAAGAGATTCGTCAAATGCTTGCTACTCTGAAAACAATGACAGAGAAGCATCAAGCTTGTCTGTCTGAGCAACAGGTACAGAACACTGAGCAACGACAAAGTCAGAGTGGAGCCTCCCCCGCCCTTCCTCTTATTCCTAAAGATCAAATCCCAGTTTTGTTAAAGCAATTCCGTGAGCTTATTCCACCTGTGTTTAGGCGAACGACTAACCCATTCAAGGCTGAGGAATGGATAAAGaagatggaaaatattttcattgccATTGGTTGCATAGGTGATCAACGTGTGACTTTTGCTACATTCATGTTAGAGGGAGAAGAGGCTAACCGTTGGTGGGCATATGAGCAAAGATTGTTGCATGAGGCTGGGACACAAGTAACATGGGAGGCATTCTCAAAGGCATTTTATGAGCATTACTTTCCTGATAGTATTCGAGATCAATTAGAGTCAAAATTTCTTAAACTCATACAAGGGAGCAAGACAGTTACAGAATATGAGATGAAATTCTTAGAGCTAGTACATTATGCCCCTCATGTTGCAGAAGATGAGGCGAGTAAATGTCGTAGGTTTTTCGAGGGGTTGAGGAAAGACATTAGGTCACAAATTATTCCCTCAATGCTAAGGGATTTCAATAAGCTAATTGAACAAGCTAAGGTGGTAGAGAAAAATTATGATCAAACTCATAAGGTTCACGAGTCGAAAAGGATGAGATTTGCGCAAAGAGGAGGCCAAAGTGGTAGACAACATAGTAGTGATGGATCTACTGAGGGGGTTAGAGACACTTGTCACTTCTGTAAGAGGAGCCACCCAGCACATAAATGTCCCTTGATTACAAGAGCTTGTTTTCAGTGTGGTCAAACTAACCATTTTGCTCGCACCAAATCTTCCAGGGATAGGCTTAAAGGTAAAAGGACCAAGAAATAG